Proteins encoded in a region of the Mesoflavibacter profundi genome:
- a CDS encoding BT_3928 family protein, translating into MKVVVGFLRIFVGIFFIISGFIKLNDPIGFAFKLEEYFGPTVLDLPFFTPYALIISIVVVVLEVLLGVFLIIGYKKKFTLWSLLLMIIFFTFLTFYSAYFNKVKDCGCFGDAMKMDPWESFGKDVVLLVMILIIFAGQKYIKPFFNKFITTIIALISFIACLGFAYHVLMHLPTIDFRPFKVGNNITEKMIIPEDAPQAVIEYTWTFNENGKDVEYVTNGSYPTSSGKYIKVETKTIKEGYEPPIHDFSIEKDGEDYTEDILNRPNVILIVNYNLATAETQGLEAIKVFTDKAIANGYDVIGLTATGPEEVKTITTKYGLGYDYYFCDETALKTIIRSNPGILKLKKGTIIQKKHWNDVDEIELPKVERPKKEEIIAYFINDSIATKSQMDSLDPNTIDKMDVIKEGAILDSLNQTSSVNYNGIIKITLNNQQ; encoded by the coding sequence ATGAAAGTTGTAGTTGGATTTTTAAGAATTTTTGTCGGAATATTTTTTATTATTTCAGGATTTATAAAGCTAAATGATCCTATAGGATTTGCTTTTAAACTAGAAGAATATTTTGGACCAACCGTTTTAGATTTACCATTTTTTACACCATATGCTTTAATCATTTCTATAGTTGTTGTGGTTTTAGAAGTGCTTTTAGGTGTGTTTTTAATTATTGGTTACAAGAAGAAATTTACGTTATGGAGCTTGTTGTTAATGATTATTTTCTTCACGTTTTTAACTTTTTATTCGGCATATTTTAATAAAGTAAAAGATTGTGGTTGTTTTGGTGACGCTATGAAAATGGATCCATGGGAAAGCTTTGGTAAAGATGTTGTATTGTTAGTTATGATACTTATCATTTTTGCAGGACAAAAATACATTAAGCCTTTTTTCAATAAATTTATAACGACTATTATAGCATTAATTAGCTTTATAGCATGTTTAGGCTTTGCCTATCATGTATTAATGCATTTGCCAACAATAGATTTTAGACCATTTAAAGTAGGTAATAATATTACCGAAAAAATGATAATTCCAGAAGATGCGCCACAAGCAGTAATAGAGTATACTTGGACGTTTAACGAAAACGGTAAAGATGTAGAATACGTTACAAATGGAAGTTATCCAACATCTTCAGGAAAATACATAAAAGTAGAAACTAAGACTATAAAAGAAGGTTATGAGCCGCCAATACACGATTTTTCTATCGAAAAAGATGGCGAAGATTATACAGAAGATATCTTAAATAGACCAAATGTAATTTTAATTGTAAACTATAATTTAGCAACTGCCGAAACACAAGGTTTAGAAGCAATAAAAGTATTTACAGATAAAGCAATTGCTAACGGTTACGATGTAATAGGCTTAACAGCAACAGGTCCAGAAGAAGTAAAAACAATAACAACTAAATATGGATTAGGTTATGATTATTATTTCTGTGACGAAACTGCATTAAAAACAATTATACGTTCTAATCCAGGAATATTAAAGCTTAAAAAAGGAACAATCATTCAAAAGAAACATTGGAATGATGTAGATGAAATTGAATTACCTAAAGTAGAAAGACCTAAAAAAGAAGAAATAATAGCCTATTTTATTAATGATAGTATAGCAACAAAAAGCCAAATGGATAGTTTAGATCCAAATACTATAGATAAAATGGATGTAATTAAAGAAGGTGCTATTTTAGATTCTTTAAACCAAACTTCTAGCGTAAATTACAACGGTATAATTAAAATTACGCTTAACAATCAACAATAA
- a CDS encoding ABC transporter permease — protein MISYLLNKTSYALFTLFGVVTVIFFLFSVLPGDPAQMMLGQNEDSEQLAIVKKKYGFDKPITTQYLYYLNDLSPISFHSKKEDDYTFLRPNKYTATKLFSLGNITTVIKFSYLRESFTKQGKKVSQVLSETLPNTFVLAFTAITIALILGVFLGIISALKKDTFLDKSIQILSNLGMSVPSFFSAILFAWFFGFVLHKYTNLEMTGSLYELDDFGEQIHIKWKNLILPAFVLGIRPLAVVIQLMRNSLLEVFNQDYIRTAKAKGLSQFQIIKNHAIKNALNPVVTAISGWFASMLAGAVFVEYIFGWNGLGKEIVNALNTLDLPVIMGSVLIIALLFIIINIFVDIIYGWLDPKVKLE, from the coding sequence CTGATAAGTTATTTACTAAATAAAACTAGTTATGCATTATTCACACTATTTGGTGTAGTAACAGTTATTTTCTTTTTATTTAGTGTCTTGCCTGGTGATCCAGCACAAATGATGTTAGGACAAAACGAGGATAGTGAACAGTTGGCAATTGTCAAAAAAAAATATGGATTTGACAAGCCAATTACAACACAATATCTATACTATTTAAATGATTTATCACCAATTTCCTTTCATTCAAAAAAAGAAGACGATTACACATTTTTAAGACCAAATAAATACACAGCAACCAAACTATTTTCTTTAGGAAATATCACAACGGTTATAAAGTTCTCATATTTAAGAGAAAGCTTTACAAAACAAGGTAAAAAAGTAAGTCAAGTTCTTTCAGAAACCTTACCAAATACCTTTGTGTTGGCATTTACTGCCATCACAATAGCTTTAATTTTAGGAGTGTTTTTGGGTATAATTTCAGCATTAAAAAAAGATACATTTTTAGATAAAAGCATACAAATATTAAGCAATTTAGGGATGAGCGTACCATCATTTTTTAGCGCCATATTATTTGCATGGTTTTTTGGGTTTGTATTACATAAGTACACTAATTTAGAGATGACAGGTAGTTTGTATGAGCTTGACGACTTTGGTGAGCAAATACACATCAAATGGAAAAACCTTATTCTTCCTGCTTTTGTGTTAGGAATACGTCCATTAGCAGTCGTCATTCAATTAATGCGAAATTCGTTACTAGAAGTTTTTAATCAAGATTACATTCGCACTGCAAAAGCAAAAGGATTATCACAATTTCAAATTATAAAAAATCACGCAATAAAAAACGCACTAAATCCAGTGGTAACAGCAATTTCTGGTTGGTTTGCTAGTATGTTAGCAGGCGCAGTTTTTGTAGAGTATATTTTTGGTTGGAACGGATTAGGAAAAGAAATAGTTAACGCATTAAATACCTTAGATTTACCAGTAATAATGGGATCTGTACTAATAATTGCTTTACTATTCATAATAATTAATATTTTTGTAGATATCATTTACGGTTGGTTAGATCCAAAAGTAAAATTAGAGTAA
- the tpiA gene encoding triose-phosphate isomerase — protein MRKNIVAGNWKMNNDLAQTEGLLTDLQKQTQTSEAEVMVAPSFTNLWHAFQSLRTSNIEVVAQNMHFADNGAYTGEVSASMLKSVGIQTVILGHSERRAYFNETDAILAKKVDAALANTMRVIFCFGEELEDRKANKEEAVVKSQISNALFHLEADAFKNIVLAYEPVWAIGTGETATPEQAQDMHAFIRKTLSEKYGEEVANSVSILYGGSVKPNNAKEIFSKPDVDGGLIGGASLKAQDFFEIVNAF, from the coding sequence ATGAGAAAAAATATCGTCGCAGGAAACTGGAAAATGAATAATGATTTAGCCCAAACAGAAGGCTTATTAACAGATTTGCAAAAGCAAACACAAACCAGTGAAGCAGAAGTAATGGTAGCGCCATCATTTACTAACCTTTGGCATGCATTTCAATCCTTACGCACATCTAATATAGAAGTGGTAGCGCAAAATATGCACTTTGCAGATAATGGAGCTTACACAGGAGAAGTTAGTGCATCAATGTTAAAAAGTGTAGGCATACAAACAGTTATATTAGGACATAGCGAGCGACGTGCTTACTTTAACGAAACAGATGCAATATTAGCTAAAAAAGTAGATGCAGCATTAGCAAATACAATGCGAGTAATTTTCTGTTTTGGAGAAGAGTTGGAAGACCGCAAAGCAAATAAAGAAGAAGCAGTTGTAAAATCGCAAATAAGCAATGCGTTATTTCATCTAGAAGCAGACGCATTTAAAAACATTGTTTTAGCCTACGAGCCAGTATGGGCAATAGGAACAGGCGAAACTGCAACACCAGAACAAGCACAAGACATGCACGCATTTATACGTAAAACTTTATCAGAAAAATATGGTGAAGAAGTCGCAAATAGCGTATCAATACTTTATGGCGGAAGCGTAAAACCAAACAACGCAAAAGAAATTTTCTCAAAACCAGATGTAGATGGAGGATTAATAGGAGGCGCATCATTAAAAGCCCAAGATTTTTTCGAAATCGTAAACGCATTTTAA
- the prmA gene encoding 50S ribosomal protein L11 methyltransferase, protein MSNIIYKGYYFKVEPLQPAVEILIAELGYAGFESFVETEEGVTAYIQKDEWNENILEDIQILKSEEFDISYTHEDIEQTNWNAEWEKNFNPIVVDNQCAVRAPFHEKFDTEFDIVIEPKMSFGTGHHETTHMMIQYILQNNFKDQSVLDMGCGTAVLAILTEMKGANKIDAIDIDNWCYLNSLENVERNNCNNIAVYEGDATLLTDQQYDTIIANINRNILLQDINVYAKRLNANGSLFLSGFYQEDIPLIEKECNSNNLVLKTTLNKNNWVALHFVKK, encoded by the coding sequence ATGTCAAATATTATCTATAAAGGTTACTATTTTAAAGTAGAACCATTACAACCAGCTGTAGAAATTTTAATAGCCGAACTAGGATACGCTGGCTTTGAAAGTTTTGTCGAAACCGAAGAAGGAGTAACAGCATACATCCAAAAAGACGAGTGGAATGAAAATATCTTAGAAGATATTCAAATATTAAAATCTGAAGAGTTTGATATATCCTACACGCATGAAGATATAGAACAAACCAATTGGAATGCAGAATGGGAAAAAAACTTTAACCCAATAGTAGTAGATAATCAATGTGCAGTACGTGCGCCATTTCATGAAAAATTTGACACAGAATTTGATATTGTTATAGAACCAAAGATGAGCTTTGGAACAGGACATCATGAAACAACACACATGATGATTCAATATATTCTGCAAAACAATTTTAAAGACCAATCGGTTTTAGATATGGGTTGTGGTACAGCGGTTTTGGCAATACTTACAGAAATGAAAGGCGCCAATAAAATAGATGCTATAGATATAGATAACTGGTGTTATTTAAACAGCTTAGAAAATGTAGAGCGTAATAACTGTAATAATATAGCGGTTTACGAAGGTGATGCGACTTTACTTACAGATCAGCAATACGACACAATAATTGCAAACATAAACAGGAACATTTTATTGCAAGACATAAATGTATATGCAAAGCGATTAAACGCTAATGGTAGCTTGTTTTTAAGTGGTTTTTATCAAGAAGATATTCCGCTAATAGAAAAAGAATGTAATAGTAACAACCTTGTATTAAAAACAACATTAAATAAAAACAATTGGGTTGCACTTCATTTTGTAAAAAAATAA